Proteins from a genomic interval of Deltaproteobacteria bacterium RBG_16_64_85:
- a CDS encoding (4Fe-4S)-binding protein — MREDLKRALRKTRGERRWGMAIDLRRCIGCHACTTGCMSENLTPPGMHYRPVREEEIGEFPNVSLRFLPRPCMQCDSPTCTPVCPVKATYKRDDGIVMMDYRKCIGCRYCLVACPYGARSADVGHYYTGEMKKQTYEVENSGEYGKVFKRKTHWHSPIGNARKCHFCIHRVEKGELTRCTTTCLGHATYFGDLNDQKSLIHKVIAKANTFRYREDLGTKPRVIYIV; from the coding sequence ATGCGCGAGGATCTGAAGCGGGCTCTTCGGAAGACGCGCGGCGAGCGCCGCTGGGGCATGGCCATCGACCTCCGGCGGTGCATCGGCTGCCACGCCTGCACCACCGGCTGCATGTCCGAGAACCTGACTCCGCCGGGAATGCATTATCGGCCTGTGCGGGAAGAGGAGATCGGCGAGTTCCCGAACGTATCGCTCCGTTTCCTGCCGCGTCCGTGCATGCAGTGCGATTCGCCCACCTGCACGCCGGTCTGCCCGGTGAAGGCGACCTACAAACGGGACGACGGGATCGTCATGATGGACTACCGGAAGTGCATCGGATGCCGGTATTGCCTGGTCGCCTGCCCCTACGGCGCCCGCTCCGCCGACGTCGGCCACTATTACACCGGCGAAATGAAGAAACAGACCTACGAGGTGGAGAACTCCGGCGAGTACGGCAAGGTCTTCAAGAGAAAGACCCACTGGCACTCCCCCATCGGCAACGCCCGGAAGTGCCACTTCTGCATCCACCGGGTGGAGAAGGGGGAGTTGACCCGCTGCACCACCACCTGCCTGGGGCACGCCACCTATTTCGGCGACCTCAACGACCAAAAAAGTCTGATCCACAAAGTGATCGCGAAGGCCAACACCTTCCGGTACCGGGAGGATCTAGGGACGAAGCCGAGGGTGATCTATATCGTCTGA
- a CDS encoding biotin synthase BioB codes for MSGNGIGAPDALSVLRLPREALWRLLDVTEAVRRRFKGDGIRLCSIVNAKSGLCSEDCSFCSQSSRSKAEIPKYPMIDEGEIVAAARKAKERGAREFSIVASGLAVRSLRELVRVGNAVERIRNEVGLETCVSLGTLPADSIVYLLSRGLRSVHHNLETSRRFFPSVCTTHDYEEDIRAVRDAKAAGAWVCCGGIFGLGETDEDRVELSMTLRELDVDSIPVNFLNPVPGTPLEGKRDLTPFACLKIIAMMRLCHPAREIIVCGGREVNLRDLQSLMFAAGATGTMAGNYLTTSGRPAEEDVRMIRDLGLSLRGP; via the coding sequence ATGTCGGGCAACGGGATCGGTGCTCCCGATGCCCTGTCGGTCCTGCGGCTTCCCCGGGAGGCGCTGTGGCGCCTTCTGGACGTTACGGAAGCCGTCCGGCGGCGATTCAAGGGGGACGGGATCCGGCTCTGCTCCATCGTCAACGCGAAATCGGGGCTCTGCTCGGAGGACTGCTCCTTCTGCTCCCAGTCGAGCCGGTCGAAGGCGGAAATCCCGAAATACCCGATGATCGACGAAGGGGAGATCGTCGCGGCCGCACGGAAGGCCAAGGAACGGGGTGCGAGGGAGTTTTCCATCGTGGCGTCCGGGCTCGCGGTGCGCAGCCTGCGGGAGCTCGTCCGTGTGGGAAACGCCGTGGAGCGGATCCGGAACGAGGTGGGGCTCGAGACGTGCGTGAGCCTCGGCACGCTGCCCGCCGACAGTATCGTCTATCTCCTCTCGCGGGGCCTGCGGTCGGTCCACCACAACCTGGAGACCTCCCGGCGGTTCTTCCCGTCGGTGTGTACGACGCACGACTACGAGGAGGACATCCGCGCCGTCCGCGATGCGAAGGCCGCCGGGGCGTGGGTGTGCTGCGGGGGGATCTTCGGCCTCGGGGAGACCGACGAGGACCGCGTGGAGCTGTCGATGACGCTCCGGGAGCTCGACGTGGACTCGATCCCGGTGAATTTCCTGAACCCGGTCCCCGGCACTCCGCTCGAGGGGAAACGGGACCTGACCCCGTTCGCCTGCCTCAAGATCATCGCGATGATGCGCCTTTGCCATCCCGCGCGGGAGATCATCGTGTGCGGCGGCAGGGAAGTGAACCTGCGCGACCTTCAGTCGCTCATGTTCGCCGCGGGGGCGACGGGTACGATGGCGGGGAACTACCTCACCACCAGCGGGCGGCCCGCGGAAGAGGACGTTCGGATGATCCGGGACCTGGGTCTCTCCTTACGGGGGCCGTAG
- a CDS encoding 8-amino-7-oxononanoate synthase produces the protein MDLSFLSGEIAALKEKGRYRSLRRVSGPQDAVIRIEGADRLNFSSNNYLGLANHPAVVAAFVEHAGRYGVGSGASRLICGHMEVHAELEDAVARLKGTEAALTFSAGYMANLGILSTLAGPDATIFSDELNHASIVDGCRLARARVEVYRHSDATHLSDLLGQSRAKRKIVVTDGVFSMDGDIAPLPDLVEAKERHGAILVVDDAHATGVLPPHGRGTAGHFGIRDRVEIQMGTFSKALGTYGAYIGTTRAMVDYFINKCRPFIFNTGLPPAIAGATLAALHILSGDPELLSSLWRNQVAFRAEMAARGRAVTSPTAIVPIPVGGDVETMEVSKTLFDRGVFVHGIRPPTVPEGTGRLRLTLMATHTREMIRTAAEQIDRALSEQGIGPDGIAQA, from the coding sequence ATGGACCTCTCTTTTCTATCCGGGGAAATCGCGGCCCTGAAAGAGAAGGGTCGGTACCGTTCCTTGCGGCGCGTTTCCGGCCCCCAGGACGCCGTGATCCGCATCGAAGGGGCCGACCGGCTCAACTTCTCCTCCAACAACTACCTGGGCCTGGCCAACCACCCGGCGGTCGTGGCGGCGTTCGTGGAGCACGCCGGCCGGTACGGGGTGGGTTCGGGAGCCTCGCGGCTGATCTGCGGCCACATGGAGGTCCATGCGGAACTCGAGGACGCGGTGGCGCGCCTGAAAGGGACGGAGGCGGCTCTGACCTTCAGTGCGGGGTACATGGCCAACCTGGGGATCCTGTCGACGCTTGCCGGTCCCGACGCGACGATCTTCTCCGACGAGCTGAACCACGCTTCGATCGTCGACGGGTGCCGGCTCGCCCGCGCCCGCGTGGAGGTCTACCGGCACTCCGATGCGACGCACCTCTCGGACCTGCTCGGGCAGTCGCGGGCGAAGCGCAAGATCGTGGTGACCGACGGCGTCTTCAGCATGGACGGCGACATCGCGCCCCTCCCCGATCTCGTGGAGGCGAAGGAGCGGCACGGGGCGATCCTCGTCGTCGACGACGCCCACGCCACCGGTGTGCTCCCGCCGCACGGGCGAGGGACCGCCGGCCACTTCGGGATCCGCGACCGAGTGGAGATCCAGATGGGGACCTTTTCCAAGGCGCTGGGGACCTATGGGGCCTACATCGGGACGACGCGCGCAATGGTCGACTATTTCATCAACAAATGCCGCCCGTTCATTTTCAACACGGGCCTGCCGCCCGCCATCGCAGGGGCGACGCTTGCCGCTCTCCACATCCTTTCGGGGGATCCGGAACTTCTCTCATCGCTGTGGCGGAACCAGGTGGCGTTCCGCGCGGAGATGGCGGCACGGGGGAGGGCGGTGACGTCCCCCACCGCGATCGTCCCGATCCCCGTCGGCGGGGACGTGGAGACGATGGAGGTGTCGAAGACGCTGTTCGATCGCGGCGTGTTCGTCCACGGAATCCGGCCGCCCACGGTGCCCGAGGGGACGGGCCGCCTCCGGCTGACGCTGATGGCCACGCACACGCGGGAGATGATCCGGACGGCCGCGGAGCAGATCGACCGGGCGCTCTCGGAGCAGGGAATTGGACCGGACGGAATCGCTCAGGCGTAG
- a CDS encoding adenosylmethionine--8-amino-7-oxononanoate transaminase, translating to MDRTESLRRRDKAVIWHPFTQMADWEKDDPIVIERGEGNYLFDTDGNRYFDGVSSLWVNLFGHRRKEIDDAVRAQLDLLAHSTFLGLSHPPAIELAEKLLALAPPGLSRVFYSDNGSTAMEIAIKMAFQYWRQKGNGEKKKTFLTLSEAYHGDTIGSISAGGIDLFHKIFRPLLFSTRRIPTPHCYRCPFGLSRPSCGLHCADRMEEEIHTAADSLAAAIVEPLVQGAAGMLMMPEGYLGRLRAVTRQCGVLLVCDEVATGFCRTGTMFACEQEGVSPDILALAKGLTGGYLPLAATLTTEEIYRMFLGRYEEYKTFFHGHSYTANPLGCAAALGTLSIFEGEDIPARVSALSAIMAMSLSRLAGQPNVGDIRQKGLMAGIEIVADRKTKERFPPELRLGQKMVRKAREKGILLRPLGDVIVLMPPLSSTESEVEGLVDVTAWAIGEVLG from the coding sequence TTGGACCGGACGGAATCGCTCAGGCGTAGGGATAAAGCCGTGATCTGGCACCCGTTCACCCAGATGGCGGACTGGGAGAAGGACGATCCCATCGTCATCGAGCGCGGCGAGGGGAACTACCTTTTCGACACCGACGGGAACCGGTATTTCGACGGGGTCTCCTCCCTCTGGGTGAACCTGTTCGGCCACCGTCGGAAGGAAATCGACGACGCCGTCCGCGCCCAGCTGGATCTCCTGGCCCACTCCACGTTCCTCGGGCTGTCCCACCCCCCGGCGATCGAGCTGGCGGAAAAGCTCCTCGCCTTGGCGCCCCCCGGGCTGTCTCGGGTCTTCTACTCGGACAACGGTTCGACGGCCATGGAGATCGCCATCAAGATGGCCTTCCAATACTGGCGGCAGAAGGGAAACGGGGAGAAGAAGAAAACGTTCCTCACGCTCTCCGAGGCGTACCACGGCGACACGATCGGCTCCATCTCCGCCGGCGGGATCGACCTGTTCCACAAGATCTTCCGGCCGCTGTTGTTTTCCACCCGCCGGATACCGACCCCCCACTGCTACCGGTGCCCGTTCGGCCTCTCCCGGCCGTCCTGCGGCCTCCACTGTGCCGACCGGATGGAGGAAGAGATTCACACGGCGGCGGATTCCCTTGCGGCTGCCATCGTAGAGCCCCTCGTGCAGGGGGCGGCGGGAATGCTGATGATGCCCGAGGGGTACCTGGGGAGGCTGCGCGCCGTGACGCGGCAGTGCGGCGTACTCCTGGTGTGCGACGAGGTGGCGACCGGCTTTTGCCGCACGGGCACGATGTTCGCCTGCGAGCAGGAAGGGGTTTCCCCGGACATCCTGGCATTGGCCAAGGGGCTGACCGGCGGCTACCTTCCGCTGGCGGCGACCCTCACGACGGAGGAAATCTACCGGATGTTCCTGGGGCGGTACGAGGAATACAAGACCTTCTTCCACGGCCATTCCTACACCGCAAACCCGCTCGGGTGCGCGGCGGCGCTGGGGACTCTTTCCATTTTCGAGGGGGAGGACATACCGGCACGCGTGTCCGCTCTTTCCGCGATCATGGCGATGTCCCTTTCGCGCCTCGCAGGGCAACCCAACGTCGGCGACATCCGGCAAAAAGGGCTGATGGCCGGGATCGAGATCGTGGCCGACCGGAAGACGAAGGAGCGGTTCCCGCCGGAGCTTCGGCTCGGCCAGAAGATGGTCCGGAAAGCGAGGGAGAAGGGGATCCTTCTCCGGCCCCTCGGCGACGTGATCGTCCTGATGCCTCCTCTATCCTCGACGGAGAGCGAGGTCGAGGGGCTGGTCGACGTCACGGCGTGGGCGATCGGCGAAGTGTTGGGGTGA
- a CDS encoding dethiobiotin synthase translates to MKAFLITGTDTGVGKTHVACLLGRRLVAEGIDVFPLKPVESGCLPGPDGKPFPADAVALQEAIAPRLPLSAVCLYPLSAPLSPHLAARLEGVSIDPERIRKTVLDAAMISEILLVEGAGGIAVEIREGYAFADLARDLSFPVLVVAENRLGVQNHLRLTVRYLRSEGLTLAGVVLNDRTGDPFPARETNEAEVRRIAGDRYLGRVPFGATSLPEETFLRFRDIYLTA, encoded by the coding sequence GTGAAAGCGTTTCTCATAACTGGGACGGACACGGGGGTGGGGAAGACCCACGTCGCATGCCTGCTCGGAAGACGGCTGGTCGCGGAGGGGATCGACGTTTTTCCGTTGAAACCGGTCGAATCGGGATGTCTTCCCGGCCCCGACGGGAAACCCTTTCCCGCCGACGCGGTTGCGCTCCAGGAAGCCATCGCCCCGCGCCTGCCCCTCTCCGCCGTCTGCCTCTATCCTCTCTCGGCACCTCTGTCCCCCCACCTTGCGGCCCGCCTGGAGGGAGTGTCGATCGACCCGGAGCGTATCCGGAAGACGGTTCTCGATGCCGCAATGATTTCGGAGATCCTTCTCGTCGAGGGGGCCGGCGGGATCGCCGTGGAGATTCGCGAGGGGTACGCCTTCGCCGACCTCGCGCGCGACCTTTCCTTTCCCGTCCTGGTCGTGGCGGAGAACCGCCTCGGGGTGCAAAACCATCTTCGGCTCACCGTCCGGTATCTCCGCTCGGAGGGGTTGACCCTTGCCGGGGTCGTCCTCAATGACCGGACGGGCGATCCCTTCCCCGCCCGGGAGACCAACGAGGCAGAGGTCCGGCGAATCGCCGGAGACCGCTACCTGGGCCGCGTTCCCTTCGGGGCGACTTCCCTGCCGGAAGAGACGTTCCTGCGGTTCCGAGATATTTATCTCACGGCGTAA
- a CDS encoding alkaline phosphatase: MVTRILEALASLIIYVISRMGLPGIVLLMAIESACIPLPSEVIMPFSGYLVFLGKYSLWSVGLAGAIGCVVGSVPAYYLGMYGGRPLIEKYGKFILMSHHDLDVADRWFARHGQATVFFARLLPVIRTFIAFPAGVARMEMKRFIAYTFAGSLPWCLGLAYVGMVMGEKWPTLREYFHKFDLLIGAVLIAGIVWYVRRHFTVR, encoded by the coding sequence ATGGTCACCCGGATCCTGGAAGCGCTGGCCTCGCTGATCATCTACGTGATCTCCCGCATGGGGCTGCCCGGCATCGTCCTCCTCATGGCGATCGAGTCCGCCTGCATCCCGCTTCCCTCCGAGGTCATCATGCCGTTCTCGGGGTATCTCGTCTTCCTGGGGAAATACTCGCTCTGGTCCGTGGGGCTTGCGGGGGCGATCGGGTGCGTGGTCGGATCGGTCCCGGCCTATTACCTCGGGATGTACGGAGGGCGGCCGCTCATCGAGAAATACGGGAAGTTCATCCTCATGTCCCACCACGACCTGGACGTGGCGGACCGCTGGTTCGCGCGGCACGGGCAGGCGACCGTCTTTTTCGCGAGGCTTCTGCCCGTCATCCGGACCTTTATCGCCTTCCCCGCCGGCGTGGCACGGATGGAGATGAAGCGGTTCATCGCCTACACGTTCGCGGGGTCCTTGCCGTGGTGCCTCGGGCTTGCCTACGTCGGGATGGTCATGGGGGAAAAGTGGCCCACGCTGCGGGAGTACTTCCACAAGTTCGACCTGCTGATCGGCGCGGTCCTGATCGCCGGGATCGTCTGGTACGTCCGGCGGCATTTCACTGTAAGATAA
- a CDS encoding peptidase C69, with product MLSELRITPVLSALLSRGGEYGELFYEEVRSLLVLLEDGRIERVLSGTDIGVGVRLIHREKTFYAYTNEVSERVLLSLASDLSRYAEGGGLPAVLPASPIAVRGPSAVRVPPSTRGVREKAALVSLVDRVARGESPEIRQVRATYGEAERRIEVAAHPGVFVSEAQTFTLLTAQCVAGNESGLAMGYESGGGTVGWEFLEEFVPEALARKAASRAVRTLSARKIEGGRMPVVISAEAGGTMVHEAIGHGLEADLARQGMSVYKDAPGKEVASPLVSIVDDATAPGKRGSFGIDDEGTPGERTVLVDHGILKGFLHDRLSAMKDGARSTGNGRRESYRHKPVPRMSNTIILPGSTPPGEILKSVERGLLVLKMGGGQVNTVTGDFMFEVAEGYRIENGTRGEPVRGATITGNGPEVLRMIDRVGSDLGFGLGTCGKEGQGVPVGDAQPTLRIGPPYITVG from the coding sequence ATGCTCTCGGAGTTGCGCATCACGCCGGTCCTTTCCGCCCTGCTGTCCCGGGGCGGAGAATACGGGGAGCTTTTCTACGAGGAGGTGCGTTCGCTCCTGGTCCTGCTGGAGGACGGCAGGATCGAGCGGGTGCTCTCCGGGACCGACATCGGCGTCGGGGTCCGCCTGATCCACCGGGAAAAGACGTTCTACGCCTACACGAACGAAGTGAGCGAGCGCGTCCTTCTCTCCCTCGCGAGCGATCTCTCACGGTACGCGGAAGGAGGCGGCCTTCCCGCCGTCCTCCCCGCCTCTCCCATCGCCGTCCGTGGGCCTTCCGCCGTCCGCGTGCCGCCGTCGACGCGCGGCGTCCGGGAAAAGGCGGCGCTCGTTTCCCTCGTGGACCGCGTCGCGAGGGGGGAGTCGCCGGAGATCCGGCAGGTCCGTGCGACCTACGGGGAGGCGGAGCGCAGGATCGAGGTGGCGGCGCATCCGGGAGTGTTCGTCTCCGAAGCGCAGACGTTTACGCTGTTGACCGCCCAGTGCGTCGCCGGCAACGAGAGCGGGCTCGCGATGGGATACGAATCCGGCGGTGGGACGGTCGGCTGGGAGTTCCTCGAGGAATTCGTCCCCGAAGCCCTCGCTCGCAAGGCGGCTTCGCGGGCCGTACGGACGCTCTCGGCCCGGAAGATCGAGGGGGGGAGGATGCCGGTCGTCATCTCGGCGGAAGCGGGCGGCACGATGGTCCACGAAGCCATCGGGCATGGCCTGGAGGCGGACCTTGCTCGCCAGGGGATGTCCGTCTACAAGGATGCGCCCGGGAAGGAAGTGGCAAGCCCCCTTGTTTCGATCGTCGACGACGCGACGGCTCCCGGAAAGCGGGGATCCTTCGGCATCGACGACGAGGGGACACCGGGGGAGCGGACCGTCCTGGTGGACCACGGCATCCTGAAGGGGTTCCTGCACGACCGGCTCTCCGCCATGAAGGACGGCGCCCGCTCCACGGGGAACGGGCGTCGCGAGTCCTACCGGCACAAGCCGGTCCCCCGCATGAGCAATACCATCATCCTGCCGGGTTCCACTCCCCCCGGCGAGATCCTCAAGAGCGTGGAACGAGGGCTCCTCGTCCTCAAGATGGGGGGCGGGCAGGTCAACACCGTCACCGGCGACTTCATGTTCGAGGTCGCCGAGGGGTACCGGATCGAGAATGGCACGCGGGGGGAGCCGGTCCGCGGAGCCACCATCACAGGGAACGGCCCCGAAGTGCTCCGGATGATCGACCGGGTCGGAAGCGACCTGGGCTTCGGCCTTGGAACCTGCGGCAAGGAGGGACAAGGAGTCCCCGTGGGCGATGCCCAGCCCACCCTCCGCATCGGCCCACCCTACATCACCGTGGGATAG
- a CDS encoding peptide-binding protein, translated as MRRLLTAVFVANLAVGTIGLLAGCAGEKKESAGKEAAGKQEAPAHGDAIVFGSNGDVSGFLTAVTSDSASHDAAGYVFNGLVRYDKNVKLEGELAESWEVAPDGKKITFRLRKGVQWHDNVAFTSEDVMFTYRKMIDPKTPTAYAEDFRQVRRASNPDPYTFVVEYDKPFAPALASWGMSILPKHLLEKYEDISKSPLNKSHPIGTGPYKFVEWKPGERVVFEANPDYFEGKPYLQRVITRVIPDQATMFLELKSGGIDSMNLTPLQYTRQTETGEFRKSYKKYRYTAFNYTYLGFRLSHPFFADRKVRQAIAHAVNKKELVEGVLFGLGQEAIGPYKPGTWVYNPDVPKFPYDPAKAKGLLAEAGWRPGGDGTLEKGGKKFLFTVLTNAGNESRAKAAAILQQNLAAVGIQMEIRTVEWAAFINEFVDKRKFDAVILGWSVTPDPDQYDIWSSKKTGPKELNFVGFSNPEVDRLLEDGRRTFDIEKRRMAYFRIQEILAEELPYVFLYVPDSLPTVHGRFHGIEPAPIGISYNFIKWFVPKEQQKYTSFRK; from the coding sequence ATGAGACGCCTGCTGACTGCCGTATTCGTTGCGAACCTGGCCGTCGGAACCATCGGCCTGCTGGCCGGGTGCGCCGGGGAAAAAAAGGAGAGCGCCGGGAAAGAAGCCGCCGGGAAGCAGGAGGCGCCTGCCCACGGGGACGCCATCGTCTTCGGGAGCAACGGGGACGTAAGCGGCTTCCTTACCGCGGTGACCTCCGACTCCGCTTCCCACGACGCCGCCGGCTACGTCTTCAACGGCTTGGTGCGGTACGACAAGAACGTCAAGCTCGAAGGAGAGCTGGCCGAGTCCTGGGAGGTGGCCCCCGACGGGAAGAAGATCACCTTCCGCCTTCGAAAAGGGGTCCAGTGGCACGACAACGTCGCGTTCACCTCCGAGGACGTGATGTTCACCTATCGGAAGATGATCGACCCGAAGACCCCGACCGCCTACGCGGAGGACTTCCGGCAGGTGCGCCGGGCGAGCAACCCCGACCCTTACACGTTCGTCGTGGAGTACGACAAGCCCTTCGCGCCGGCGCTGGCCTCCTGGGGGATGTCGATCCTCCCGAAGCATCTCCTGGAGAAGTACGAGGACATCTCGAAAAGCCCGCTGAACAAGTCCCACCCGATCGGCACGGGTCCCTACAAGTTCGTGGAGTGGAAGCCCGGGGAGCGGGTGGTCTTCGAGGCGAACCCGGATTATTTCGAGGGGAAGCCGTACCTCCAGCGGGTCATCACCCGCGTGATCCCGGACCAGGCGACGATGTTTCTGGAGCTCAAGTCCGGCGGCATCGATTCCATGAACCTCACGCCGCTGCAGTACACCCGACAGACCGAGACCGGGGAGTTCCGGAAATCGTACAAAAAGTACCGATATACGGCCTTCAACTACACCTACTTGGGGTTCCGCCTCTCTCACCCCTTCTTCGCGGACAGGAAGGTCCGCCAGGCCATCGCCCACGCGGTCAACAAGAAGGAGTTGGTGGAAGGCGTCCTCTTCGGGCTGGGGCAGGAGGCGATCGGTCCGTACAAACCGGGCACCTGGGTGTACAACCCCGACGTCCCGAAGTTCCCCTACGACCCGGCGAAGGCAAAAGGACTGCTCGCGGAGGCGGGATGGAGGCCGGGTGGGGACGGGACGCTGGAAAAGGGCGGGAAAAAGTTCCTGTTCACCGTCCTGACCAACGCCGGCAACGAGAGCCGCGCCAAGGCGGCGGCCATTCTCCAGCAGAACCTGGCCGCCGTGGGGATCCAAATGGAGATCCGCACGGTGGAATGGGCCGCCTTCATCAACGAGTTCGTCGACAAGCGGAAATTCGACGCGGTGATCCTCGGGTGGAGCGTCACGCCGGACCCCGACCAGTACGACATCTGGAGTTCGAAAAAGACGGGTCCCAAGGAGCTGAACTTCGTGGGCTTCTCGAATCCCGAGGTCGATCGGCTGCTGGAGGATGGGCGCCGCACCTTCGACATCGAGAAGCGGAGGATGGCGTACTTCCGGATCCAGGAGATCCTCGCGGAGGAGCTGCCGTACGTCTTCCTGTACGTTCCCGATTCGCTGCCGACGGTCCACGGGCGGTTCCACGGCATCGAGCCCGCCCCCATCGGGATCTCGTACAACTTCATCAAGTGGTTCGTGCCGAAGGAGCAGCAGAAGTACACCTCCTTCCGGAAATAG
- a CDS encoding diguanylate cyclase, which produces MLRYVVRRLLLTIPLLVGISLISFLVMHMAPGGPIGVATDMNPRATAEVRERLKAYYGLDQPLPVQYGRWLGRMATLDFGQSFSPDGRQVSDKIRERIPVTLAINVLSMGIIFLVAIPIGIYSAVRKDSWFDRISTVTVFTGFAVPTFWLALLLMILFGVKLGWLPISGLVSLEHDSFPLAGRIWDRARHLVLPVLLAGFGGLAGFSRYMRSNMLEVIRQDYIATAKAKGLPERQVVFRHAVRNALLPVITILGLSVPDLLGGSVIFETIFAIPGMGQLFYQSVMSRDYPLIMGILVIGSFLTLIGNLLADVGYALADPRIRAG; this is translated from the coding sequence ATGCTCCGGTACGTCGTCCGAAGGCTCCTGCTGACGATCCCGCTCCTGGTCGGGATCAGCCTGATCTCCTTCCTGGTGATGCACATGGCCCCCGGGGGGCCGATCGGCGTCGCCACGGACATGAACCCGAGGGCCACGGCGGAAGTCCGGGAACGGCTCAAGGCCTATTACGGACTGGACCAGCCGCTCCCCGTGCAGTACGGACGATGGCTCGGCCGGATGGCGACGCTCGACTTCGGTCAGAGCTTCTCCCCCGACGGGCGACAGGTCTCCGACAAGATCCGGGAGCGGATCCCGGTGACGCTCGCCATCAACGTGCTGTCCATGGGGATCATCTTCCTCGTCGCGATCCCGATCGGGATCTACTCCGCGGTGCGGAAGGACTCCTGGTTCGACCGGATCTCCACCGTGACCGTCTTTACAGGGTTCGCCGTTCCCACCTTCTGGCTGGCTCTCCTCCTCATGATCCTGTTCGGAGTGAAGCTCGGCTGGCTTCCGATTTCGGGACTGGTCTCGCTGGAGCACGACTCGTTCCCCCTCGCGGGGAGGATCTGGGATCGCGCGAGGCACCTGGTCCTGCCGGTCCTGCTGGCCGGGTTCGGCGGGCTGGCAGGGTTCTCGCGGTACATGCGATCCAACATGCTGGAGGTGATCCGGCAGGACTACATCGCCACCGCGAAGGCCAAGGGGCTTCCCGAACGGCAGGTCGTGTTCCGGCACGCGGTGCGGAACGCCCTCCTGCCGGTCATCACGATCCTCGGGCTTTCCGTGCCGGACCTGCTCGGCGGATCGGTCATTTTCGAGACGATCTTCGCCATCCCCGGGATGGGCCAGCTCTTCTACCAGAGCGTCATGTCGCGGGACTACCCGCTGATCATGGGGATTCTCGTGATCGGGTCGTTTCTGACGCTGATCGGAAACCTGCTGGCGGACGTCGGCTACGCGCTGGCCGACCCCCGCATCCGGGCCGGGTGA
- a CDS encoding peptide ABC transporter permease, whose product MASVARSMFGDFLRRLARNRLAVAGGTAVLFFFIVSAFPHAFSSHDPNRIDVFKVLRPPSAEHPLGTDELGRDVLARMVYGARISLKVGFVAVGIATSIGLLVGLFAGFYGGLTDAVLMRFVDIMLCFPTFFLILSVIAFLEPSIYNIMLVIGVTGWMGVSRLVRAETLSVKERDFVAAARAQGAGDARIIFRHILPNTLAPVLVAATLGVAGAILTESALSFLGIGVQPPTPSWGNILTAGKDNIEFAWWLSVYPGLAILFTVLGYNLLGEGIRDAVDPRLRGR is encoded by the coding sequence ATGGCTTCGGTCGCGCGATCGATGTTCGGCGATTTTCTGCGGAGGCTGGCGCGGAACCGGCTGGCGGTCGCCGGGGGAACGGCGGTCCTCTTCTTCTTCATCGTCTCGGCCTTCCCCCATGCGTTCTCCTCCCATGACCCGAACCGCATCGACGTCTTCAAGGTTCTCCGGCCGCCCTCCGCGGAACATCCCCTCGGGACCGACGAGCTGGGACGCGACGTCCTCGCCCGGATGGTGTATGGCGCCCGGATCTCGCTCAAGGTGGGATTCGTGGCGGTGGGGATCGCTACGTCCATCGGCCTGCTGGTGGGGCTCTTCGCGGGATTTTACGGAGGCCTGACCGATGCCGTACTCATGCGCTTCGTCGACATCATGCTCTGTTTCCCCACGTTCTTCCTCATCCTGTCGGTGATCGCGTTCCTGGAGCCCTCCATCTACAACATCATGCTGGTCATCGGGGTCACCGGATGGATGGGCGTGTCGCGGCTGGTCCGGGCGGAGACCCTGTCCGTCAAGGAGCGCGACTTCGTGGCAGCGGCCCGTGCGCAGGGGGCGGGGGATGCGCGGATCATCTTCCGGCACATCCTGCCCAACACGCTGGCGCCGGTCCTCGTCGCGGCCACACTCGGGGTGGCGGGCGCGATTCTCACGGAGTCGGCGCTCTCCTTCCTGGGCATCGGAGTGCAACCCCCAACGCCGTCCTGGGGGAACATCCTGACCGCCGGCAAGGACAACATCGAGTTCGCCTGGTGGCTCTCCGTCTACCCGGGGCTCGCGATCCTGTTCACGGTCCTCGGGTACAACCTGCTGGGCGAGGGGATCCGCGACGCCGTGGATCCCCGGCTGCGGGGGAGGTAA